The following are from one region of the Cyanobium gracile PCC 6307 genome:
- the grxC gene encoding glutaredoxin 3, protein MPKVEIYTWRFCPFCIRAKQLLDRKGVTYTEYVIDGDEDARDAMVARGRDGRRSVPQVFIDDAHVGGCDDLYALERQGRLDALLAVAS, encoded by the coding sequence ATGCCCAAGGTCGAGATCTACACCTGGCGCTTCTGCCCGTTCTGCATCCGGGCCAAGCAGCTGCTGGACCGCAAGGGCGTCACCTACACCGAGTACGTGATCGACGGCGACGAGGACGCCCGCGACGCGATGGTGGCCCGGGGCCGCGACGGTCGGCGCTCGGTGCCCCAGGTCTTCATCGACGACGCCCATGTGGGCGGCTGCGACGACCTCTACGCCCTCGAGCGCCAGGGTCGGCTGGATGCGCTGCTGGCCGTCGCCAGCTAG
- a CDS encoding RNA polymerase sigma factor, with the protein MEGRRAAELAAQQSFGKLVAWLTARCGDVAAAEDALGDAFLAALRRWPSEGVPRAPEAWLLVVARRRLIDRARRDRTLEQLLPELEAAAPGLDPDTSENAMEIPDERLRLLFLCAHPAIDPGIQAPLMLQTVLGLNASRIAAAFLVAPATMGQRLVRAKAKIREARIPFVLPGAEALPARSAAVLQAIYAAYTTGWNGEGGAGRSRGLTQEAVLLARLCAALLPEEPEALGLLALLLHGEARHGARRAADGSYVPLLEQDPALWNGALIVEAEAALTQASRAGRPGRFQLEAAIQSLHAHRAVSGAIDWPALLGLYDALLALAPSAGGRVGRIAVLAELAGPAGALTELEALATAEPALGEHQPWWALRAHLLQRSGQAGAAQQAYRRAIDLADDPAVRAFLQRRADTHAL; encoded by the coding sequence ATGGAGGGGCGGCGGGCGGCGGAGCTGGCGGCACAGCAGTCCTTCGGCAAGCTGGTGGCCTGGCTCACCGCCCGCTGCGGCGATGTGGCGGCGGCGGAGGACGCCCTCGGCGATGCCTTCCTCGCCGCCCTGCGGCGCTGGCCCAGCGAGGGGGTGCCCCGGGCCCCCGAGGCCTGGCTGCTGGTGGTGGCCCGGCGGCGTCTGATCGACCGGGCCCGCCGCGACCGGACCCTGGAGCAGCTGCTGCCGGAGCTGGAGGCCGCGGCCCCCGGCCTGGATCCGGACACCTCTGAGAACGCCATGGAGATTCCCGACGAGCGGCTGCGGCTGCTGTTTCTCTGCGCCCACCCGGCCATTGATCCGGGGATCCAGGCCCCGCTGATGCTCCAGACCGTTCTGGGGCTCAACGCCTCCCGGATCGCCGCCGCCTTCCTGGTGGCCCCGGCCACCATGGGCCAGCGGCTGGTGCGGGCCAAGGCCAAGATCCGCGAGGCCCGCATCCCCTTCGTGCTGCCGGGCGCCGAGGCCCTGCCGGCGCGCTCGGCTGCGGTGCTGCAGGCGATCTACGCGGCCTACACCACCGGCTGGAATGGTGAGGGCGGCGCCGGCCGCTCCCGGGGGCTGACCCAGGAGGCGGTGCTGCTGGCGCGGCTGTGCGCCGCCCTCCTGCCCGAGGAGCCGGAGGCCCTTGGTTTGCTGGCCCTGCTGCTGCACGGCGAGGCGCGCCACGGGGCCCGGCGGGCCGCCGACGGGAGCTACGTGCCGCTGCTGGAGCAGGATCCGGCCCTGTGGAACGGCGCCCTGATCGTCGAAGCGGAGGCGGCCCTGACCCAGGCCTCGCGGGCGGGCCGGCCCGGGCGCTTCCAGCTGGAGGCGGCGATCCAGTCGCTCCATGCCCACCGTGCCGTCAGCGGCGCGATCGACTGGCCGGCCCTGCTGGGGCTCTATGACGCCCTGCTGGCCCTGGCCCCGAGTGCGGGGGGACGGGTGGGCCGGATTGCCGTGCTGGCCGAGCTGGCGGGCCCGGCCGGCGCCCTGACCGAGCTGGAGGCACTGGCCACCGCCGAGCCGGCCCTGGGGGAGCACCAGCCCTGGTGGGCGCTGCGGGCCCACCTGCTGCAGCGGAGCGGCCAAGCCGGCGCGGCCCAGCAGGCCTACCGGCGCGCCATCGACCTGGCGGACGATCCGGCCGTGCGAGCGTTCCTGCAGCGACGGGCAGATACCCATGCGCTCTGA
- a CDS encoding DUF1971 domain-containing protein, which translates to MRSDLPGGLRPYKRTPIFDAATVPAALRAQHSTRAGVWARVVVLEGSLPFRFLEPDEELVVLTPERPGIVAPTQRHQAEPGPGVRFYVEFHRAEPPLPSAPQTA; encoded by the coding sequence ATGCGCTCTGATCTGCCCGGTGGCCTGAGGCCCTACAAGCGCACCCCCATTTTCGATGCCGCAACCGTGCCCGCGGCGCTGCGGGCGCAGCACAGCACCCGAGCGGGGGTGTGGGCCCGGGTCGTGGTGCTGGAGGGTTCGCTGCCGTTCCGGTTTCTGGAGCCCGACGAAGAGCTGGTGGTGTTGACGCCCGAACGGCCCGGCATCGTGGCGCCCACCCAGCGGCACCAGGCCGAGCCCGGCCCCGGGGTGCGGTTCTACGTGGAGTTCCACCGGGCGGAGCCGCCGCTCCCGTCGGCGCCTCAGACCGCCTGA
- the katG gene encoding catalase/peroxidase HPI, protein MDGLSPPTGADTGGKCPFLHGTLRGSTAGARSNRDWWPRQLNLAVLHQHAPQADPMGGGFDYAAAFRTIDLEALRQDLFTLMTTSQDWWPADYGHYGPFFVRMAWHSAGTYRIHDGRGGAGSGTQRFAPLNSWPDNGNLDKARRLLWPIKQKYGSALSWADLIIFAGNCAIESMGLPTMGFAGGRQDVWEPPIDIDWGPETEWLGDRRYSGDRQLEDPLGAVQMGLIYVNPEGPNGEPDPLAAARDIRETFARMAMDDEETVALIAGGHTFGKCHGAGDPDLLGPEPEAASLEEQGLGWRNRFGSGKGDDTTTSGLEGAWTANPVQWDGGYFDNLFGYEWALEKSPAGAWQWRPTDPAAADTVPDAHDPWKRHAPMMATTDLSLRVDPAYLEISRRFHANPDQLGEAFRRAWFKLVHRDMGPRSRYLGSLVPEEVMLWQDPIPPVDHPLVDADDIASIKGRILETGLPISQLVATAWAAAASFRGSDKRGGANGGRLRLAPQKDWEVNQPAKLARALEAYEAIRQEFNGSRHDGKRISMADLIVLGGCAGVEEAARRGGHPVTVPFTPGRMDASQEQTDVASFAVLEPKADGFRNYLRPGLPAAAEELLIDRAQLLTLTAPEMTALVGGLRVLDANHGKSRHGVFTHRPETLSNDFFVNLLDMGTTWTATSEAQDSFEGRDRHTGDLKWTATRVDLIFGSNAQLRAIAEVYASTDGAERFAGAFVAAWSKVMDLDRFELG, encoded by the coding sequence ATGGACGGACTGTCCCCGCCGACCGGTGCCGACACCGGCGGAAAATGCCCCTTCCTGCACGGCACCCTCCGGGGCAGCACGGCCGGGGCCCGCTCCAACCGCGACTGGTGGCCGCGGCAACTGAACCTGGCCGTGCTGCATCAGCACGCGCCCCAGGCCGATCCGATGGGTGGCGGCTTCGACTACGCCGCCGCGTTCCGCACGATCGACCTGGAGGCCCTGCGGCAGGACCTGTTCACGCTGATGACCACCTCCCAGGACTGGTGGCCGGCCGACTACGGCCACTACGGGCCGTTCTTCGTGCGCATGGCCTGGCACAGCGCCGGCACCTACCGCATCCACGACGGCCGCGGCGGCGCCGGCTCCGGCACCCAGCGCTTCGCCCCCCTCAACAGCTGGCCCGACAACGGCAACCTCGACAAGGCGCGGCGGCTGCTCTGGCCCATCAAGCAGAAGTACGGCAGTGCCCTGTCCTGGGCCGACCTGATCATCTTCGCGGGCAACTGCGCCATCGAATCGATGGGCCTGCCCACGATGGGCTTCGCCGGCGGCCGGCAGGACGTGTGGGAGCCGCCGATCGACATCGACTGGGGCCCGGAGACCGAATGGCTGGGGGACAGGCGCTACAGCGGTGACCGCCAGCTGGAGGACCCGCTCGGTGCCGTCCAGATGGGCCTGATCTACGTGAACCCAGAGGGGCCCAACGGCGAACCCGATCCCCTCGCCGCCGCCCGGGACATCCGCGAGACCTTCGCCCGCATGGCGATGGACGACGAGGAGACCGTGGCCCTGATCGCGGGGGGCCACACCTTCGGCAAGTGCCACGGCGCCGGCGACCCTGACCTGTTGGGACCGGAACCCGAGGCCGCCAGCCTGGAGGAGCAGGGGCTGGGCTGGCGCAACCGCTTCGGCAGCGGCAAGGGGGACGACACGACCACCAGCGGCCTGGAGGGCGCCTGGACCGCCAACCCCGTGCAGTGGGACGGCGGCTACTTCGACAACCTGTTCGGCTACGAGTGGGCCCTGGAGAAGAGCCCGGCCGGGGCCTGGCAGTGGCGGCCCACCGATCCGGCGGCGGCGGACACCGTGCCCGATGCCCACGACCCGTGGAAGCGCCACGCGCCGATGATGGCCACCACCGATCTGTCCCTGCGGGTCGATCCGGCCTACCTGGAGATCTCCCGGCGGTTCCATGCCAACCCCGACCAGCTGGGGGAGGCCTTCCGCCGCGCCTGGTTCAAGCTCGTGCACCGGGACATGGGCCCCCGCTCCCGCTACCTGGGCAGCCTGGTGCCGGAGGAGGTGATGCTCTGGCAGGACCCGATCCCCCCCGTCGACCATCCCCTGGTGGACGCTGACGACATCGCTTCCATCAAGGGAAGGATCCTGGAGACGGGGCTGCCCATCTCCCAGCTGGTGGCCACCGCCTGGGCCGCGGCCGCCAGCTTCCGCGGCTCCGACAAGCGCGGCGGCGCCAACGGCGGCCGCCTGCGGCTGGCCCCCCAGAAGGACTGGGAGGTGAACCAGCCCGCCAAGCTGGCCCGGGCCCTGGAGGCCTACGAGGCGATCCGCCAGGAGTTCAACGGCTCCCGCCACGACGGCAAGCGCATCTCCATGGCCGATCTGATCGTGCTGGGCGGCTGCGCCGGCGTGGAGGAGGCGGCCCGACGCGGCGGCCACCCGGTGACGGTGCCCTTCACCCCCGGGCGCATGGATGCCTCCCAGGAGCAGACCGACGTGGCCTCCTTCGCCGTGCTCGAGCCGAAGGCCGACGGCTTTCGCAACTACCTGCGGCCGGGCCTGCCGGCCGCCGCCGAGGAGCTGCTCATCGATCGGGCCCAGCTGCTCACCCTCACCGCCCCGGAGATGACGGCGCTGGTGGGGGGCCTGCGGGTGCTGGATGCCAACCACGGCAAGTCACGCCACGGGGTCTTCACCCACCGCCCCGAGACCCTCAGCAACGACTTCTTCGTCAACCTGCTCGACATGGGCACCACCTGGACGGCGACGTCCGAGGCCCAGGACAGCTTCGAGGGCCGCGACCGGCACACGGGTGATCTGAAGTGGACCGCCACCCGCGTCGACCTGATCTTCGGCTCCAACGCCCAGCTGCGGGCGATCGCCGAGGTGTATGCCTCCACCGACGGCGCCGAGCGCTTCGCTGGTGCCTTCGTGGCAGCCTGGAGCAAGGTGATGGACCTGGACCGCTTTGAGCTGGGGTGA
- a CDS encoding FdhF/YdeP family oxidoreductase: protein MSDNASPADAATPGQGGGWPLIDGWAKATLSPRGPKLWQTLNHRSACLSCAWGTGGQHGGFVDELGEPLQRCLKSVEAIMAELQPAVSEGVFGRQSLADLQQLSSMEADRLGRLSHPLLLREGRSHYERIGWDDVFAIAEAAFRRPPERVASYSSGRSSNEAAYLLQLLLRAMGSNNLADCSDLCHAPSTVGLNAIFGSGTSMVSLESLQQADCVVLVGSNAPANHPRLMNELIKLRQRGGTVIVINPVIEVGLLKFGSPAFPIRSMLAGSEIASLFLQPVPGSDTAVFLGLQKALLEAGVVKRDFLAAHAEGWEALLEQLEVTTWEAITASCGLSRQELEHAAAVIAAARGVVFAWAMGITHHANGIDNVQAIANTALLSGNVGRPGAGTMPIRGHSNVQGFGSMGVTVKLRAEMQQALEQLLGRPLSRVPGYDTRALIEAAAAGRVDSLLCLGGNLWGANPDSGEAKRALGRIDTILYLATKPNQGHFHGLAARQTLVLPVFNRFETPHRTTTESGNNYVRLNEPGTTHLRGADLISEVAFLAELARRRMGSDPIDWGRLQDPAYVRELIGRTVPGYGPIARIDATRQEFSVEGRLFERPHFPTPSGRARMAPTPLPELSLPEAAHFGGLGPGETGLVLALITARSYGQHNTVVYKAGDSYRGMPHRHTILMNRADLRRCGLAAHQRVTVQGEAGALEGVEIIPGEIREGAALMFYPEVNVLMKAVIDPRCGTPAFKRVPVLVRGALAPEPGAAQPPR from the coding sequence ATGAGCGACAACGCCAGCCCCGCCGATGCCGCCACGCCTGGCCAGGGCGGCGGCTGGCCCCTGATCGACGGCTGGGCCAAGGCCACGCTGTCGCCGCGGGGGCCGAAGCTCTGGCAGACCCTCAACCACCGCAGCGCCTGCCTCTCCTGCGCCTGGGGCACCGGCGGCCAGCACGGCGGCTTCGTCGACGAGCTGGGGGAGCCGCTGCAGCGCTGCCTCAAGAGCGTCGAGGCGATCATGGCCGAGCTGCAGCCGGCGGTGAGCGAGGGGGTATTCGGCCGCCAGAGCCTGGCGGACCTCCAGCAGCTCAGCTCGATGGAGGCCGACCGCCTCGGCCGCCTCAGCCACCCCCTGCTGCTGCGCGAGGGCCGCAGCCACTACGAGCGCATCGGCTGGGACGACGTGTTCGCCATCGCTGAGGCCGCTTTCCGGCGCCCGCCGGAGCGGGTGGCCTCCTACAGCTCGGGCCGCTCCTCCAACGAGGCCGCCTACCTGCTGCAGCTGCTGCTGCGGGCCATGGGCTCCAACAACCTGGCCGACTGCTCCGACCTCTGCCACGCCCCCTCCACCGTGGGGCTGAACGCCATCTTCGGCTCCGGCACCTCGATGGTGAGCCTGGAGAGCCTGCAGCAGGCCGACTGCGTGGTGCTGGTGGGCTCCAACGCCCCGGCCAACCATCCGCGGCTGATGAACGAGCTGATCAAGCTGCGCCAGCGGGGCGGCACGGTGATCGTCATCAACCCGGTGATCGAGGTGGGGCTGCTGAAGTTCGGCTCCCCCGCCTTCCCGATCCGCTCGATGCTGGCGGGCTCGGAGATCGCCTCCCTGTTCCTGCAGCCCGTGCCCGGCAGCGACACCGCCGTGTTCCTGGGGCTGCAGAAGGCCCTGCTGGAGGCCGGTGTCGTGAAACGGGATTTCCTGGCCGCCCACGCCGAGGGCTGGGAGGCGCTGCTGGAGCAGCTGGAGGTCACCACCTGGGAGGCGATCACAGCCAGCTGCGGCCTCAGCCGCCAGGAACTGGAGCACGCCGCCGCCGTGATCGCCGCGGCCCGGGGCGTGGTGTTCGCCTGGGCGATGGGGATCACCCACCACGCCAACGGCATCGACAACGTGCAGGCGATCGCCAACACGGCCCTGCTCAGCGGCAACGTGGGCCGTCCAGGGGCGGGCACCATGCCGATCCGGGGCCACTCCAACGTGCAGGGCTTCGGCTCGATGGGGGTCACCGTCAAGCTGCGGGCGGAGATGCAGCAGGCCCTCGAGCAGCTGCTGGGCCGGCCCCTGAGCCGGGTGCCCGGCTACGACACCCGCGCCCTGATCGAGGCCGCCGCTGCCGGCCGGGTCGACAGCCTGCTGTGCCTGGGGGGCAACCTCTGGGGCGCCAACCCCGACAGCGGCGAGGCGAAGCGGGCCCTGGGGCGGATCGACACGATCCTGTATCTGGCCACCAAGCCCAACCAGGGCCATTTCCACGGCCTGGCCGCCCGCCAGACCCTGGTGCTGCCGGTGTTCAACCGCTTCGAGACGCCGCACCGCACCACCACCGAATCGGGCAACAACTACGTGCGCCTCAACGAACCGGGCACCACCCACCTGCGCGGCGCCGACCTGATCAGCGAGGTGGCGTTCCTGGCCGAACTGGCCCGCCGCCGGATGGGCAGCGATCCGATCGACTGGGGGCGGCTGCAGGATCCGGCCTACGTGCGGGAACTGATCGGCCGCACCGTGCCCGGCTACGGCCCGATCGCCCGCATCGATGCCACCCGGCAGGAGTTCAGCGTCGAGGGGCGCCTGTTCGAGCGCCCCCACTTCCCCACCCCCAGCGGCCGGGCCCGGATGGCGCCCACCCCCCTGCCCGAACTGTCGCTGCCGGAGGCGGCGCACTTCGGCGGCCTGGGGCCGGGGGAAACCGGCCTGGTGCTGGCCCTGATCACGGCCCGCAGCTACGGCCAGCACAACACGGTCGTCTACAAGGCGGGCGACAGCTACCGGGGCATGCCCCACCGCCACACGATCCTGATGAACCGCGCCGACCTGCGCCGCTGCGGCCTGGCGGCCCACCAGCGGGTGACGGTGCAGGGGGAGGCGGGCGCCCTGGAGGGGGTCGAGATCATCCCCGGCGAGATCCGCGAGGGGGCGGCGCTGATGTTCTACCCGGAGGTGAACGTGCTCATGAAGGCCGTGATCGACCCCCGCTGCGGCACCCCGGCCTTCAAGCGGGTGCCGGTGCTGGTGCGGGGGGCGCTGGCTCCAGAGCCCGGAGCCGCTCAGCCCCCCAGGTAG
- a CDS encoding GTP 3',8-cyclase MoaA: MAERPLDLHGRPLGVLRLSLTARCNLACPYCCPDLEDPPDLLTLAERLALVEATVGLGVHTLRLTGGEPLLHRRLEELIAALQPLRRRDPGDPRGALREIALTSNGVLLGAERARQLKAAGLDRITLSLDGTDGASVARMAGLSGAAAGEAVLEKVLAAIRHAREAGFDPARGALKLNAVITHSGNADQLLPLAELAREQGLELRLIEFMDVGNRNGWAPEQVLPAAEMVARIGAVWPLEPVGRAPHGTAGRWHYRDRAAAGVGADGGAHLAVVASITAPFCGDCNRLRITADGVAYSCLFAATGTDLKPWLRPQPEPARLRRALEELWRARRDRWSEERQEAVDQRQAPAEMAYLGG, translated from the coding sequence ATGGCGGAGCGTCCCCTGGATCTGCATGGCCGGCCCCTGGGGGTGCTGCGGCTGTCGTTGACGGCTCGCTGCAACCTGGCCTGCCCCTACTGCTGTCCAGATCTCGAGGACCCGCCCGACCTGTTGACCCTGGCGGAGCGGCTGGCCCTGGTGGAGGCGACGGTGGGCCTGGGGGTGCACACCCTGCGCCTCACCGGCGGCGAGCCTCTGCTGCACCGGCGCCTGGAGGAGTTGATTGCCGCCCTGCAGCCGCTGCGGCGTCGGGACCCCGGCGATCCCCGCGGGGCCCTGCGGGAGATCGCCCTCACCAGCAACGGGGTGCTGCTGGGCGCCGAGCGGGCCCGGCAGCTGAAGGCGGCGGGGCTCGACCGGATCACCCTCAGCCTCGATGGCACCGATGGAGCCAGCGTGGCCCGTATGGCCGGCCTCTCTGGCGCGGCCGCCGGCGAGGCCGTGCTGGAAAAGGTGCTGGCGGCGATCCGGCACGCCCGGGAGGCGGGCTTCGATCCGGCCCGGGGCGCCCTGAAGCTGAACGCGGTGATCACCCACTCGGGCAATGCCGACCAGCTGCTGCCCCTGGCGGAGCTGGCCCGGGAGCAGGGGCTGGAGCTGCGCCTGATCGAGTTCATGGACGTGGGCAACCGCAACGGCTGGGCGCCGGAGCAGGTGCTCCCGGCGGCGGAGATGGTGGCCCGCATCGGGGCGGTCTGGCCGCTGGAGCCGGTGGGACGGGCGCCCCACGGCACTGCCGGCCGCTGGCACTACCGCGACCGCGCCGCGGCGGGTGTCGGTGCCGATGGCGGCGCCCACCTGGCGGTGGTGGCCTCGATCACGGCGCCCTTCTGCGGCGACTGCAACCGGCTGCGGATCACCGCCGACGGGGTGGCCTACAGCTGCCTGTTCGCCGCCACCGGCACCGACCTCAAGCCCTGGCTGCGGCCCCAGCCCGAGCCGGCCCGGCTGCGGCGGGCGCTGGAAGAACTGTGGCGGGCGCGCCGCGACCGCTGGAGCGAGGAGCGGCAGGAAGCGGTCGACCAGCGGCAGGCGCCGGCGGAGATGGCCTACCTGGGGGGCTGA
- a CDS encoding DUF6880 family protein, with product MASKLTLNAQNLESLGARRLAELLIELSSGNAAAKRQLRLALAAGSSPAEAAREVRKRLASIARSTTYVDWRKRKALVADLDSQRCAITGPIAEASAAEAVELLWRFLDLADGIYERCDDSSGAVGAVFERAIDDLARLASDIQADPIALAERCLEAVHDNGYGQYDNLITLLAPALGESGLAYLQQQLAAIGPDVSYSSTSLALQAIADARGDVEAYLATFDAHARQRPGIAAEIARRLLAAGRPEQALALLEDADTAGLRWVDEAWEVARIEALEALGRTEEAQASRWSHFERSLSVHHLRGYLRRLPDFEDVEAEQRALTLVAVHPSGLQALAFLLQWPALPEAAGLVLRRHSEWDGESFELFNAGAERLAGRHPLAASLLLRRMIDFALDHARVKRYRYAAQHLLSCAQLDAAIDDYGEHPTHRAYVAELRERHGRKWGFWQDVDPQEPSD from the coding sequence ATGGCCAGCAAGCTGACCCTCAACGCCCAGAACCTCGAATCCCTCGGTGCCAGGCGCCTGGCGGAGCTGCTGATCGAGCTCAGCAGCGGCAATGCCGCGGCCAAACGGCAGCTGCGACTGGCGCTGGCGGCGGGCAGCAGCCCGGCGGAGGCCGCCAGGGAAGTTCGCAAGCGGTTGGCCAGCATCGCCCGCTCCACCACCTACGTGGACTGGCGCAAGCGCAAGGCCCTCGTGGCCGACCTCGACAGCCAGCGCTGCGCGATCACCGGGCCGATCGCCGAAGCCTCCGCCGCCGAAGCGGTGGAGCTGCTCTGGCGCTTCCTGGATCTTGCCGATGGGATCTACGAGCGCTGTGACGACAGCAGTGGCGCGGTGGGCGCTGTCTTCGAACGGGCCATCGACGATCTGGCCCGACTCGCCAGTGACATCCAGGCCGACCCGATCGCCCTGGCCGAGCGGTGCCTCGAAGCGGTGCACGACAACGGCTACGGGCAGTACGACAATCTCATCACGCTGCTGGCGCCGGCCCTGGGCGAGTCGGGGCTGGCGTACCTGCAGCAACAGCTCGCCGCCATCGGCCCCGACGTGAGCTACAGCAGCACAAGTCTGGCCCTGCAGGCCATTGCTGACGCCCGCGGTGACGTCGAGGCCTACCTGGCCACGTTCGATGCCCACGCTCGCCAGCGGCCGGGGATTGCCGCCGAGATCGCCCGGCGGCTGCTGGCCGCGGGTCGGCCGGAGCAGGCCCTGGCGCTGCTGGAGGATGCGGATACCGCCGGCCTGCGCTGGGTGGACGAGGCCTGGGAGGTGGCCCGCATCGAGGCGCTCGAGGCCCTGGGGCGGACCGAGGAGGCCCAGGCCAGCCGCTGGAGCCATTTCGAGCGCTCGCTCTCGGTGCACCATCTGCGCGGCTATCTCAGGCGGCTGCCGGATTTCGAGGACGTGGAGGCGGAGCAGCGGGCCCTGACGCTGGTGGCCGTCCATCCCAGCGGCCTGCAGGCCCTGGCCTTCCTGCTGCAGTGGCCGGCGCTTCCTGAGGCCGCCGGCCTGGTGCTGCGGCGCCACAGCGAGTGGGATGGGGAGAGCTTCGAGCTGTTCAATGCCGGCGCCGAGCGGCTGGCCGGCCGCCATCCCCTGGCCGCCAGTCTGCTGCTGCGGCGCATGATCGATTTCGCCCTCGACCACGCCCGGGTGAAGCGCTACAGGTACGCGGCCCAGCACCTGCTCAGCTGCGCCCAGCTCGACGCCGCCATCGACGATTACGGCGAGCACCCAACCCACCGGGCCTACGTGGCAGAACTGCGCGAGCGGCATGGACGCAAGTGGGGGTTCTGGCAGGACGTGGATCCTCAGGAGCCCAGCGACTAG
- a CDS encoding YciI family protein codes for MQYAVLIYESEQDFADRPGLMPAYAAYSRALAEAGHMAGGEALQPTHTATTVRLRHGERQVQDGPFPDSKEQLGGFFLIDVPDLDAALTWAARCPAAERCAVEVRPVLAMEVP; via the coding sequence ATGCAGTACGCCGTTCTGATCTACGAAAGCGAGCAGGACTTCGCCGACCGTCCCGGCCTGATGCCGGCCTACGCCGCCTACTCCCGGGCCCTCGCGGAGGCCGGCCACATGGCCGGCGGTGAGGCCCTGCAGCCCACCCACACCGCCACCACCGTGCGCCTGCGCCACGGCGAGCGGCAGGTGCAGGACGGGCCCTTCCCCGACAGCAAGGAGCAGCTGGGCGGCTTCTTCCTGATTGATGTGCCCGACCTCGACGCCGCCCTCACCTGGGCCGCCCGCTGCCCGGCGGCGGAGCGCTGCGCCGTGGAGGTGCGGCCCGTGCTCGCCATGGAAGTCCCCTGA
- a CDS encoding VOC family protein, whose amino-acid sequence MAEATGQNLSEEGPMIRHFDHVTIIVRDLAAARHFFGLLGFVEDKAVLISGPQFADYMGVEGLEADHVTLVLGGATPRLEVQLLHYRHPDPLPEPAMDNLARVGFNHICFAVDDLEATLARLQAGGVKLRNAVMEFHHRKLVFLRGPEGITVELAEWKGGAAP is encoded by the coding sequence ATGGCTGAGGCCACGGGCCAGAACCTCAGCGAGGAGGGACCCATGATCCGCCATTTCGACCACGTCACGATCATCGTGCGCGACCTGGCGGCGGCCCGACACTTCTTCGGCCTGCTGGGCTTCGTGGAGGACAAGGCCGTGCTGATCAGCGGGCCCCAGTTCGCCGACTACATGGGGGTGGAGGGCCTCGAGGCCGACCACGTGACGCTGGTGCTGGGCGGGGCTACGCCGCGGCTGGAGGTGCAGCTGTTGCACTACCGCCACCCGGATCCCCTGCCCGAGCCGGCCATGGACAACCTGGCCCGGGTGGGGTTCAACCACATCTGCTTCGCCGTCGACGACCTGGAGGCCACGCTGGCCCGGCTGCAGGCCGGGGGTGTGAAGCTGCGCAACGCGGTGATGGAGTTTCACCACCGCAAGCTGGTGTTTCTCCGGGGCCCGGAGGGCATCACCGTGGAGCTGGCGGAATGGAAGGGCGGCGCCGCCCCCTAG